From one Pagrus major chromosome 21, Pma_NU_1.0 genomic stretch:
- the LOC141016884 gene encoding erythroferrone isoform X2 — MLHRLPQGRSSPGGAGGLLLLPLLLGLMMMMMMMMMVVEAASVEEVDSEESQEILEEDEAVSTEILEPLSSDLSRVTPLSSWLIFRRNSNKGDNRKTKGSRRTSKHGLPGPPGPPGPQGPPGPPAPLLPQQQELIQELQLKLRDMAGGVCFLCDRPPRVSTSFLSRLLQAVTIPRRSLLELQPFSQPSDSERSLQRGQSFNSSTGRYTAPVSGFYQLTASLLIESGDRAQVRIRDSVKAAICIESLCQSNLSVESVMGVAAAGGTFSILLTGTLYLQAGEYVSVFVDNATGSAINVLQDSLFSGILLGV; from the exons ATGCTGCACAGGTTGCCCCAGGGAAGGAGCTCTCCGGGTGGGGCAggagggctgctgctgctccctctgctcctgggactgatgatgatgatgatgatgatgatgatggtggtggaggcAGCGAGCGTTGAAGAGGTGGACAGCGAGGAGAGTCAGGAGAtcctggaggaggacgaggctGTCAGCACTGAGATTCTG GAGCCGCTGTCCTCCGACCTGTCCAGAGTGACTCCTCTCAGCTCCTGGCTGATCTTCAGAAGAAACTCCAACAAGGGGGACAACCGCAAAACCAAAGGGTCCCGAAGAACCTCCAAG catgGTCTTCCAGGACCTCCAGGACCTCCAGGACCTCAGGGGCCCCCGGgcccccccgcccccctcctGCCTCAACAACAGGAGCTCATCCAGGAGCTGCAGCTCAAACTGAGAG acATGGCAGGAGgagtgtgtttcctgtgtgatCGTCCTCCTCGTGTCTCCACCTCCTTCCTCAGTCGCCTCCTGCAGGCCGTCACCATCCCACGACGCAgcctgctggagctgcagccATTCAGccag CCGTCAGACTCAGAGAGGAGCCTCCAGAGAGGTCAGAGCTTCAACAGCAGCACCGGCCGATACACAGCACCTGTGTCCGGCTTCTACCAGCTGACCGCCAGCCTGCTGATAG agtcagGTGACAGAGCTCAGGTGCGAATCAGAGACAGCGTGAAAGCAGCGATCTGCATTGAGTCACTCTGCCAGAGCAACCT ctctgTGGAGTCGGTGATGGGCGTGGCAGCTGCTGGAGGAACATTCAGCATCTTACTGACAGGGACACTTTATCTACAg gctgGAGAGTACGTGTCGGTGTTTGTGGACAACGCCACCGGCTCGGCCATCAACGTCCTGCAGGACTCTCTGTTCTCTGGGATCCTGCTGGGAGTCTGA
- the LOC141016884 gene encoding erythroferrone isoform X1 produces the protein MLHRLPQGRSSPGGAGGLLLLPLLLGLMMMMMMMMMVVEAASVEEVDSEESQEILEEDEAVSTEILEPLSSDLSRVTPLSSWLIFRRNSNKGDNRKTKGSRRTSKVRLTRTSILQHGLPGPPGPPGPQGPPGPPAPLLPQQQELIQELQLKLRDMAGGVCFLCDRPPRVSTSFLSRLLQAVTIPRRSLLELQPFSQPSDSERSLQRGQSFNSSTGRYTAPVSGFYQLTASLLIESGDRAQVRIRDSVKAAICIESLCQSNLSVESVMGVAAAGGTFSILLTGTLYLQAGEYVSVFVDNATGSAINVLQDSLFSGILLGV, from the exons ATGCTGCACAGGTTGCCCCAGGGAAGGAGCTCTCCGGGTGGGGCAggagggctgctgctgctccctctgctcctgggactgatgatgatgatgatgatgatgatgatggtggtggaggcAGCGAGCGTTGAAGAGGTGGACAGCGAGGAGAGTCAGGAGAtcctggaggaggacgaggctGTCAGCACTGAGATTCTG GAGCCGCTGTCCTCCGACCTGTCCAGAGTGACTCCTCTCAGCTCCTGGCTGATCTTCAGAAGAAACTCCAACAAGGGGGACAACCGCAAAACCAAAGGGTCCCGAAGAACCTCCAAGGTCAGACTGACAAGAACCTCCATCCTGCAG catgGTCTTCCAGGACCTCCAGGACCTCCAGGACCTCAGGGGCCCCCGGgcccccccgcccccctcctGCCTCAACAACAGGAGCTCATCCAGGAGCTGCAGCTCAAACTGAGAG acATGGCAGGAGgagtgtgtttcctgtgtgatCGTCCTCCTCGTGTCTCCACCTCCTTCCTCAGTCGCCTCCTGCAGGCCGTCACCATCCCACGACGCAgcctgctggagctgcagccATTCAGccag CCGTCAGACTCAGAGAGGAGCCTCCAGAGAGGTCAGAGCTTCAACAGCAGCACCGGCCGATACACAGCACCTGTGTCCGGCTTCTACCAGCTGACCGCCAGCCTGCTGATAG agtcagGTGACAGAGCTCAGGTGCGAATCAGAGACAGCGTGAAAGCAGCGATCTGCATTGAGTCACTCTGCCAGAGCAACCT ctctgTGGAGTCGGTGATGGGCGTGGCAGCTGCTGGAGGAACATTCAGCATCTTACTGACAGGGACACTTTATCTACAg gctgGAGAGTACGTGTCGGTGTTTGTGGACAACGCCACCGGCTCGGCCATCAACGTCCTGCAGGACTCTCTGTTCTCTGGGATCCTGCTGGGAGTCTGA